Part of the Clostridium taeniosporum genome is shown below.
TTATCATTAAAAAGAAATGTAGATTCATTCTATTACATCTTTGCAATTACAGTCATTATTATACCCATTACAAAGTTAAGTGTGAAATTTATATTTATTGATTTTGAAACTGTCCATTATTTATATTTTCCTCTTCTATACATAAAGCATTATTCTTTTTAATTAAATACATACTTATAATAAATGTCATACATTCAGCAAATGGTATTGTAAGCCATACTCCACTCATTCCTATAATTATGGGAAGTATATTTATACCTAAAATTATAAATACTATCCCTCTACTTGCTGCTATTATAATAGATCCTCTAGCATCTCCTATTGCTGTAAAATATCCTGAATTAATTATATTAAATCCACATATTAAAAAGGCAAATGCATATATTTTTGATCCATTTACGGCTAGATTTACTACATTTTCATTTCCACTTACAAACAATGACACTAATTGTTTTCCAAATACAAATAATATAAAGAATAGTATTACTCCAACAATTAAATTTATCTTTGATGCTAGCTTTAAAGTATCATTTAATCTATCATGTTTTTTATATCCATAGTTATAACTAAGTATAGGTCCTATTCCATCTGATATACCAAACATTATAAGTATTCCAAATTGAGCTACATAATTTATTGTTGTAAATGCTGCAACACCAGCTTCTCCAGCTATTTTCATAAATGTCATGTTAAATACATATGCAGTTATAGCAGCTGCAATTGAATTAACTCCTTCTGATGAACCATTGTATGCTACAGGTAGTATTACTGATTTGTCAAATTTACCACTAAATATATTTACCGTATTCTTTTTATTTAACATAGGAAGTACAACTATAGAAAATGCTGCTACGTATAAAAATAATATATTAAAATTTAAATAAACCTTATCATTTAGTCTCAAATGATAAGGTTTATTCTAGATATAAAATTATTCTAATTTTCATTTTATTAAATTATAAATTGGGATTTGACTATTTCATTCTTTTAATTGTTTCATCTAGTGAAATACATTCTGCATATCTATATTTCCACATAAATTCATTGTAATATTTGTAACTTTCCTCTGAAGACATAAACTTATTATCAACTGTTGTATTTGAATAAGCTGGAACTATAATATTAAATCCATGTTCAAATCCACATTTTATAGTAGCATCAATACAATAATCTGTTTGAAGCCCTACAATAATTATGTCTTTCTCACCTTTGTCCATTAAATATTCTAATAAACCAGTGCCTTTAAAAGCACTATTAACCTTTTTATCAAATATTTTTTCTTCTTTCATTGGTTGAAATTTTTCATATATTTCAAACTCATCAGTTCCTTTTGTTAATTCACTTCCTATGCCATCATCATGACGTACATATATTACTTCAATATTATTTGTCCTAGCCTCATGTATTATTTTTCTAACACTAGATACAAACATATCAAATTCATATAATTTTTCATTTGTTATTAACTTTTGTGTATCAACCACTAATAAAACCATTTTTGTCTCCCTTTTAAATTACTATTTATTTTATAATTAAAAGTTAATTATCATTTATTTTAATTCTTTTTATCATAACATATTTTGGAATACTCTAGTGCTAAACTTATTATATTTTATTATTTATAATAAAGTATTTCAGATTCTTCCCTATAAATAATGCTAAAAACTATTTAGCTTGTTGAATTCTACCACTTTGTTTTTTTCCTTGCTGGCTACCATTACCGTTCTTTCTTTTTTTATTAGCATACCAATTTCTTCTTGGTTTTCTAGAACCAGTACCCTTCTTATCTGCTTCTTTCTTTTGAGCAGGCTCCCTGGTTATAACTATTTTTTCAAATTCAACATTATCCATTACAGGAATGTTCTTTCCTATTACCTTTTCAATATCCTTAAGTGCATTTCTTTCTTCAATATCACAGAATGATAATGCTACTCCACTATGTCCAGCTCTACCAGTTCTTCCAATTCTATGTACATAAGTTTCTGGTACGTCAGGTAAATCGTAATTTATAACATGAGATAAGCCATCTACATCAATTCCTCTTGCAGCTATGTCAGTTGCTACTAAAACTCTTATTTTACCTTCTTTAAAATTACTTAAAGCAAGTTGTCTTGCATTTTGAGATTTATTACCATGAATTGCTTGAGACTCAGTTCCAGTCTTAACAAGATCTTTTACAATATTATTTGCTCCATATTTGGTTCTTGAAAATACTAATAATGACTTAATAGATTCATCTTTAAGAAGATGAACAAGTAAAGACTTCTTATCTTTCTTTTTAACAAAATATACTCCTTGAGTAATAGTATCTATAGTTGATGAAACAGGCGCTACTTCAACTCTTATGGGGTCTTTAAGAATACTATTTACTAAATTCTTAACTTCTGAAGGCATAGTTGCTGAGAATAAAAGATTCTGTCTAACCTTTGGTAACTTAGCTACTATTTTTTTTACATCACGAACCATTCCCATATCAAACATACGGTCAGCTTCATCTAATACAAAATGTTTAACATTACTTAAATCAATATATTTTTGATTTATTAAATCAAGTAATCTACCAGGAGTTGCGATTAAAATATCCACTCCTTCTCTTAATATTTTAGTTTGAGGTTTTTGTGATACCCCACCAAATATTACTGTATTTTTAATATTAGTGTGTTTACTATAAAGATTAAAATTCTCTTCTATTTGAATTGCTAATTCTCTAGTTGGTGCTAATATTAAAGCTTGTATTGTTCTTGATTCATCTGATTTCTTTTTATTTTTTGCAATGTTTTGTAAAACAGGAATAGCAAAAGCTGCTGTCTTACCTGTACCTGTTTGAGCACATCCTAGAAAATCTTTTCCCTTTAATAATGATGGAATTGATTGTTCTTGTATTGGTGTAGGATTTGTGTATCCAGCTTCTGTTAAAGCTTTCTGAATTGGTTCTATTATTTTTAAATCTTTAAATAACATTTTTTCTCCTTCTTAGGGCATTATAAAAATTCATTACCCTCATAAATTATATTATTAAAATAAACTCTTATATTTATTTCTTTACAAAAAAACAAAAAAACACCAGCTATATGTAAGTAACAAACCCATACTTATAGCGAGTGTCTCTCGTAATTATTATACAATTATTTTAATAAAATAGCATCACTTATTTATTAGAATATTATTTTTATTTTACATTTAGCAATTGAATATTTATAATTTTTTCCACTTAGTAGTCCTTCCCTTACCTACAGCTTCAATTTTCCCTTCAACTTTCAACTTCTCAAACACTCTATTTATAGTGGCTTCTCCTACATCTGGACATATAGTTCTTATTTCATTCTTAGTAAAATACCCTAACTTTCCTTCTATAGCCATTTCTATTCTTTCACTCTTA
Proteins encoded:
- a CDS encoding MATE family efflux transporter translates to MRLNDKVYLNFNILFLYVAAFSIVVLPMLNKKNTVNIFSGKFDKSVILPVAYNGSSEGVNSIAAAITAYVFNMTFMKIAGEAGVAAFTTINYVAQFGILIMFGISDGIGPILSYNYGYKKHDRLNDTLKLASKINLIVGVILFFILFVFGKQLVSLFVSGNENVVNLAVNGSKIYAFAFLICGFNIINSGYFTAIGDARGSIIIAASRGIVFIILGINILPIIIGMSGVWLTIPFAECMTFIISMYLIKKNNALCIEEENINNGQFQNQ
- a CDS encoding cysteine hydrolase family protein, with amino-acid sequence MVLLVVDTQKLITNEKLYEFDMFVSSVRKIIHEARTNNIEVIYVRHDDGIGSELTKGTDEFEIYEKFQPMKEEKIFDKKVNSAFKGTGLLEYLMDKGEKDIIIVGLQTDYCIDATIKCGFEHGFNIIVPAYSNTTVDNKFMSSEESYKYYNEFMWKYRYAECISLDETIKRMK
- a CDS encoding DEAD/DEAH box helicase, with product MLFKDLKIIEPIQKALTEAGYTNPTPIQEQSIPSLLKGKDFLGCAQTGTGKTAAFAIPVLQNIAKNKKKSDESRTIQALILAPTRELAIQIEENFNLYSKHTNIKNTVIFGGVSQKPQTKILREGVDILIATPGRLLDLINQKYIDLSNVKHFVLDEADRMFDMGMVRDVKKIVAKLPKVRQNLLFSATMPSEVKNLVNSILKDPIRVEVAPVSSTIDTITQGVYFVKKKDKKSLLVHLLKDESIKSLLVFSRTKYGANNIVKDLVKTGTESQAIHGNKSQNARQLALSNFKEGKIRVLVATDIAARGIDVDGLSHVINYDLPDVPETYVHRIGRTGRAGHSGVALSFCDIEERNALKDIEKVIGKNIPVMDNVEFEKIVITREPAQKKEADKKGTGSRKPRRNWYANKKRKNGNGSQQGKKQSGRIQQAK